Proteins co-encoded in one Spirosoma endbachense genomic window:
- the fsa gene encoding fructose-6-phosphate aldolase — translation MKFFIDTANLADIREAQDMGVLDGVTTNPSLMAKEGITGKDNVMRHYKQICEIVEGDVSAEVISVKYDEMIKEGDELAEIDENIVVKVPMTADGVKAIKYFSEKGIRTNCTLIFSAGQALVAAKAGASFVSPFVGRLDDISTDGMALIEQIVTIFTNYGFTTEVLAASVRHPMHVIQCAEIGADVMTAPLSVIKSLLNHPLTDSGLAKFLADHEKANLPVKK, via the coding sequence ATGAAATTTTTCATTGACACGGCCAATCTGGCCGACATTCGCGAGGCTCAGGACATGGGCGTTCTCGACGGCGTCACGACCAACCCATCGTTGATGGCCAAAGAAGGTATCACCGGCAAAGACAACGTGATGCGCCATTACAAACAAATCTGCGAAATCGTAGAAGGTGATGTAAGCGCTGAAGTTATCTCCGTCAAATACGATGAGATGATTAAAGAAGGCGATGAACTGGCCGAAATCGACGAGAATATCGTGGTGAAGGTTCCAATGACCGCCGATGGTGTAAAAGCGATCAAATATTTCTCAGAAAAAGGCATTCGTACCAACTGTACTTTGATTTTTTCAGCGGGTCAGGCACTGGTGGCTGCTAAAGCAGGCGCTTCGTTCGTGTCGCCGTTCGTTGGCCGGTTAGATGATATCTCGACCGATGGTATGGCCCTGATCGAGCAAATCGTAACTATTTTCACGAATTACGGTTTCACTACCGAAGTACTGGCCGCTTCAGTACGTCACCCGATGCACGTTATTCAGTGCGCTGAAATCGGAGCCGATGTTATGACAGCTCCATTGAGCGTTATTAAATCACTGCTCAACCACCCACTGACCGACAGCGGTCTGGCTAAATTCCTGGCTGACCACGAAAAGGCTAACTTACCGGTTAAAAAGTAA
- the galK gene encoding galactokinase has product MDLLSQLTASFQDAFHSDPILICSPGRVNLIGEHTDYNEGFVLPAAIDKAIYLAVGPRDDDELHFVAYDLNKTYHGTVNDLTSTHTWADYLLGVVAQFRLLGQPIRGFNCVFGGTIPMGAGLSSSAALENGVGFALNELFGLGLDRITLLKLSQRAENDFVGAKVGIMDMFASMMGKANHVIKLDCRSLEYTYAPLQMDGISIVLCDSRVKHSLVTSEYNTRRAECEAGVRFLKTFYPEINSLRDVTMTMLDTHLKNTQPLIYRRCAYVVQENQRLLDGVTALEAGDIKTFGQLMYGSHEGLSQWYEVSCPELDALVDIAREHHGVLGARMMGGGFGGCTINLVREDALDDFTHLITKQYKARTGKDTYLHACKIQNGTNLVSKSVS; this is encoded by the coding sequence ATGGACCTGCTTAGCCAACTTACCGCGTCGTTTCAGGACGCGTTCCATTCTGATCCGATCCTGATCTGCTCTCCTGGCCGCGTTAATCTTATCGGTGAACATACAGATTATAACGAAGGGTTCGTATTGCCCGCAGCCATTGACAAAGCGATCTATCTGGCCGTTGGTCCACGCGACGACGACGAACTTCATTTTGTTGCTTACGATCTGAATAAAACCTATCACGGTACAGTCAATGATCTTACCTCAACGCATACCTGGGCTGACTATCTTCTGGGCGTAGTTGCCCAGTTCCGGTTGTTAGGTCAGCCTATACGGGGTTTCAACTGCGTTTTCGGTGGAACGATTCCAATGGGGGCTGGTTTATCATCGTCGGCAGCGTTGGAAAATGGCGTCGGTTTTGCCCTTAACGAACTCTTTGGTCTGGGCCTGGATCGGATAACGCTACTCAAACTATCGCAACGAGCCGAGAACGATTTCGTTGGTGCCAAGGTCGGTATTATGGATATGTTTGCCAGCATGATGGGTAAGGCCAACCATGTCATTAAACTGGACTGCCGTTCGCTGGAATATACCTATGCACCCCTGCAAATGGACGGAATCAGCATCGTTCTGTGCGATTCAAGGGTGAAACACTCTTTAGTTACTTCCGAATACAACACGCGCCGGGCTGAATGCGAAGCGGGGGTTCGGTTTCTGAAAACGTTTTATCCCGAAATCAACAGCCTGCGCGATGTGACGATGACCATGCTTGACACGCATCTGAAAAATACCCAGCCGTTAATCTATCGCCGGTGCGCCTATGTAGTACAGGAGAATCAACGACTGCTCGACGGGGTAACCGCTTTAGAAGCGGGTGATATCAAAACATTTGGCCAGTTGATGTATGGGTCACACGAGGGACTCAGTCAGTGGTATGAAGTGAGTTGTCCTGAACTGGATGCTCTGGTCGACATTGCCCGCGAACATCACGGTGTACTGGGTGCCCGGATGATGGGCGGGGGTTTTGGCGGCTGTACCATTAATCTGGTACGAGAAGACGCACTTGATGATTTTACGCACCTGATTACCAAACAATATAAAGCCAGAACGGGTAAAGATACGTACCTTCACGCCTGCAAAATTCAAAATGGTACGAACCTAGTCAGTAAGTCAGTAAGTTAA
- a CDS encoding M61 family metallopeptidase — protein sequence MNNFVWSALLLACSALTTPVWAAGPAPLVYEVDLNNRADDQFKVTLHVDGLKPENAVYQFASTAPGTYQVMDIGRFVRSFQAFDKKGKELKTEQVSTNQWKIEQPAQVRQIRYQIAETWDTPVKKDVIYRMCGTSIEQDHALINGQGVFGFPQGMQATPLAVKINYPMEWTVGTALEKNKDGYFLADSYDRIVDSPILLGRLTRAETTVGGAAVEMYTYSKTDQVTSEQLLNSMQSMLQAAGKFLKTLPVKRYTFLYHFEDESWGAWEHSYSSEYIFKETPFSPRLAETVTSIAAHEFFHVVTPLNIHSELIQQFNFVTPTPSAHLWLYEGVTEWANGAMRLRGGLTDLPAYCDELSQKVKIDQQLDTTYSLLKLALTCYTPEGQKQYGNIYNRGALVAGLLDIRLLELSGGQRGLREVINELTSTYGPNRPFPDKEFFDIFAQKTYPEITDFFNRYVKNAEHLPLQEYFGKVGILYKPVFATGKKLPSLGMRPVPVNDTLRLKQVSEPLRQAGIQENDEWIAFNQQTIDQSTLPTIREQIRGLKAGDPYELTVRRNGQPITIKATMQEIPEVNRYVFEPNPQATPQQLALRERWQKNL from the coding sequence ATGAACAATTTTGTTTGGAGCGCACTGTTGCTGGCTTGCTCCGCATTGACAACGCCTGTGTGGGCAGCCGGGCCAGCCCCTCTGGTCTACGAGGTTGACCTGAACAACCGGGCTGACGATCAGTTTAAAGTTACCCTTCATGTCGATGGACTGAAACCGGAAAACGCTGTTTATCAGTTTGCATCGACAGCACCAGGCACCTATCAGGTCATGGATATTGGTCGTTTTGTCCGTTCGTTTCAGGCATTCGATAAAAAAGGTAAGGAGCTGAAAACCGAGCAGGTTTCGACTAATCAATGGAAAATTGAGCAACCTGCTCAGGTACGCCAGATTCGCTATCAGATTGCCGAAACCTGGGATACGCCCGTTAAGAAAGATGTCATTTACAGGATGTGCGGCACCTCGATTGAGCAGGATCATGCCCTCATCAACGGACAGGGCGTGTTTGGTTTTCCGCAGGGCATGCAGGCAACTCCACTGGCCGTAAAAATCAATTACCCAATGGAGTGGACCGTAGGCACGGCACTTGAAAAGAATAAGGATGGGTATTTTCTGGCCGATAGCTACGACCGCATTGTCGATTCACCCATTTTGCTGGGACGCCTGACCCGCGCCGAAACTACGGTGGGCGGAGCTGCCGTTGAGATGTACACCTATTCGAAAACCGATCAGGTTACGTCCGAGCAATTGCTCAACAGCATGCAGTCGATGCTTCAGGCGGCCGGAAAGTTTTTGAAAACGCTGCCCGTAAAGCGCTATACCTTTTTATACCATTTTGAGGATGAAAGCTGGGGAGCCTGGGAACATTCCTACAGTTCGGAATACATATTCAAGGAAACTCCCTTTTCTCCTCGCCTGGCCGAAACAGTTACGTCCATTGCGGCCCATGAGTTTTTTCACGTTGTTACGCCATTAAATATTCATAGCGAGCTGATCCAGCAGTTCAATTTTGTTACTCCTACCCCCTCCGCCCATCTTTGGTTGTATGAAGGGGTAACGGAATGGGCCAATGGGGCCATGCGGCTACGGGGTGGCCTGACTGATCTGCCCGCTTACTGCGACGAACTGAGTCAGAAAGTAAAGATCGATCAGCAGCTGGACACGACCTACAGTTTGCTAAAACTCGCGCTGACGTGCTATACACCCGAAGGCCAGAAACAGTACGGAAATATCTATAACCGGGGTGCGCTGGTGGCTGGTTTGCTCGATATCCGGCTCCTTGAGTTGTCGGGTGGGCAGCGTGGCCTTCGGGAAGTAATCAACGAGCTAACAAGTACCTATGGTCCAAATCGCCCATTTCCCGATAAAGAATTCTTCGACATTTTCGCGCAGAAAACCTATCCAGAAATCACTGATTTCTTCAATCGGTATGTCAAGAATGCCGAACATTTGCCCCTTCAGGAGTACTTCGGTAAAGTCGGAATTTTGTATAAGCCCGTTTTCGCTACCGGCAAAAAACTCCCCTCACTGGGCATGAGACCGGTTCCGGTGAATGATACCCTTCGGTTGAAACAGGTGAGTGAGCCACTGCGTCAGGCTGGTATACAGGAAAATGACGAATGGATCGCGTTCAATCAGCAAACGATCGATCAATCAACACTCCCGACAATTCGGGAACAGATTCGCGGACTCAAAGCGGGCGATCCGTATGAGCTGACCGTTCGGCGTAACGGGCAACCCATAACTATCAAAGCCACCATGCAGGAAATTCCCGAAGTAAACCGTTACGTGTTCGAGCCAAACCCCCAGGCGACTCCGCAACAACTCGCGCTCAGAGAACGCTGGCAGAAGAATTTGTAG
- a CDS encoding LysM peptidoglycan-binding domain-containing protein — MKKYTVLIALLLLMSRIASAHIVADSVGVEKKDGKRFILHRVNQGQTLYAIARRYSSSVSAIKAANPTMGDAVRYAQIVRIPIPEGSLSRKQEKTIDKAIRKDEKAKERLAKNNSDATTKATAQQQNKEARKSNDPAKAGIHIVEPGQTLYSLAVRYGVAQSDLRKWNSLPGNNVLIGQALIVSEKAYQARTPSAPVVSVPVKTPNPAHPDTPTRTSPKPDRPTPKKNEETVTAKAENPTPRPDNAGSPKTENPSAAKTEEVVVEIPHPGNDAPMPTRGRRIATSGVAEMIEGDDSGKYLALHRKAPIGTLVQVRNEFNNQSLWVKVIGRLPDTGVNDKILIKLSTQAFAKLSPEDRRFRAEVSYIAP, encoded by the coding sequence ATGAAAAAATATACAGTCCTCATTGCCCTGCTGCTTTTGATGAGCCGTATTGCAAGCGCCCACATCGTGGCCGATTCAGTGGGTGTTGAGAAAAAAGACGGCAAGCGATTTATCCTACACCGAGTCAATCAGGGTCAGACACTCTACGCCATTGCCCGGCGGTATTCCAGTTCAGTCAGTGCCATCAAAGCGGCTAACCCAACCATGGGCGATGCCGTTCGATACGCTCAGATTGTTCGGATTCCGATACCCGAAGGCTCGTTAAGCAGGAAACAGGAAAAAACCATTGACAAGGCCATCCGGAAAGATGAGAAAGCCAAAGAGCGGCTGGCAAAAAATAATTCGGATGCTACGACAAAAGCAACAGCCCAGCAACAAAATAAGGAAGCCCGTAAGAGCAATGATCCAGCTAAAGCCGGTATACACATTGTAGAGCCCGGTCAGACCTTATACAGTCTGGCTGTACGATACGGTGTCGCTCAGTCTGATTTGCGCAAATGGAATAGCTTGCCCGGCAATAACGTTCTGATCGGTCAGGCATTGATTGTGAGCGAGAAAGCCTATCAGGCCCGTACGCCCTCGGCTCCCGTTGTTTCTGTACCGGTAAAGACGCCCAATCCTGCCCACCCCGATACGCCTACACGAACTTCGCCCAAACCGGATCGGCCAACCCCGAAAAAAAACGAAGAAACAGTAACGGCAAAGGCAGAAAATCCAACTCCAAGACCCGACAATGCTGGCTCGCCTAAAACCGAAAATCCATCCGCAGCAAAAACCGAGGAGGTCGTGGTCGAGATACCCCACCCCGGCAATGACGCGCCTATGCCGACCCGTGGCCGACGCATTGCCACCAGCGGAGTTGCTGAAATGATTGAAGGTGACGATTCCGGCAAATATTTAGCCCTCCACCGCAAAGCGCCCATTGGTACGCTCGTGCAGGTGCGAAACGAGTTCAATAATCAGAGTTTATGGGTAAAAGTGATTGGCCGCCTGCCCGACACGGGAGTCAATGACAAGATTCTGATAAAACTCTCGACACAGGCATTCGCGAAACTTTCCCCCGAAGACCGACGTTTCCGAGCTGAGGTCAGTTATATAGCCCCTTAA
- a CDS encoding TIGR02757 family protein, producing MTHTELSDLLNQKADCNNRPSFIERDPISIPHRFSRKQDIEIMGFWAAVLAWGQRPVILKKSAELLDLMDGAPYDFIRHHEESDLKRFLNFKHRTFNATDALYFLHFFRQYYQQNDSLEDAFLPLVPANGNPVARSTVEANLIIFHDRFCGLADFFPERTRKHIATPARNSSCKRLLMFLRWMVRHDDRGVDFGIWTRLRPDQLVIPIDVHVNRVARKLGLLSRPQTDWKAALELTDTLRQFDPGDPVRYDFALFGLGVEGEM from the coding sequence TTGACACACACCGAGCTTTCCGATTTACTCAACCAGAAGGCCGATTGTAATAATCGGCCTTCGTTCATTGAACGCGATCCGATCAGTATTCCGCATCGCTTTTCCCGAAAACAGGACATCGAAATCATGGGGTTCTGGGCGGCTGTGCTGGCCTGGGGGCAGCGTCCTGTCATTTTGAAAAAGTCAGCCGAATTGCTGGATCTAATGGATGGAGCACCCTACGACTTCATCCGGCATCATGAGGAGAGCGACCTGAAACGGTTTCTGAACTTCAAGCACCGCACCTTTAACGCTACGGATGCGCTCTATTTCCTTCATTTTTTTCGCCAATATTACCAACAGAATGACTCGCTGGAAGATGCGTTTCTGCCGCTCGTACCAGCCAATGGCAATCCCGTTGCCCGATCAACGGTTGAGGCCAATCTTATCATTTTCCACGATCGTTTCTGTGGATTGGCCGATTTCTTTCCTGAGCGAACGCGCAAGCATATTGCCACACCCGCCCGAAATTCGTCGTGTAAACGACTGCTGATGTTTTTGCGCTGGATGGTTCGGCATGACGATCGTGGTGTTGATTTTGGTATCTGGACACGCCTTCGCCCGGATCAGCTGGTGATTCCGATCGACGTTCATGTTAATCGGGTAGCTCGTAAACTTGGCCTGCTCAGTCGCCCGCAAACCGACTGGAAAGCCGCGCTCGAACTTACTGACACACTCCGTCAATTCGACCCAGGCGATCCTGTACGCTATGACTTCGCTTTGTTTGGACTCGGCGTTGAAGGCGAAATGTAG
- the porX gene encoding T9SS response regulator signal transducer PorX has protein sequence MQNYSILWADDEIDLLKPHILFLKNKGYEVTPVNSGADALEEVEQSNYDVVFLDEMMPGMTGLETLSQIKQLRPNLPVVMITKSEEEHIMEEAIGSKIADYLIKPLNPNQILLSVKKILDNKRLVTERTNIGYQQDFRNISMQYNDRMDFEEWADVYKKLIYWELELDQSQDRSMGEVMNMQKSEANSTFCKFVIDNYEDWLNDPKAESPVMSHQLMRKKVFPLLDQASNGNTGPLFFILIDNLRYDQWKVIEPLLSDYFTVEEESSYYSILPTTTGFARNAIFSGMMPSEMERKHPDLWVNDDSEDEGLNNHEDEFLRRQLEQSRLNVKMSYHKILNVNQGKSLVDNFNNLLQNQLNVVVYNFVDMLSHARTDMAMIKELAPDESAYRSITRSWFLHSPLLEFIQKIAAKGGRLIITTDHGMIRVQKPAKIVGYRETNTNLRYKQGKNLGFDDNHLFVGRKPERLFLPKPHVSTAYVFTLEDYFFAYPNNYNYYVNHYRNTFQHGGVSLEEMIIPFAYLTAKR, from the coding sequence ATGCAAAATTATTCGATACTCTGGGCCGACGACGAGATTGATCTGCTCAAGCCACATATTCTTTTTCTGAAAAACAAAGGATATGAAGTGACACCCGTTAATAGTGGGGCGGATGCACTTGAAGAGGTAGAGCAGAGCAACTACGACGTTGTATTTTTAGATGAAATGATGCCCGGCATGACCGGCCTCGAAACGCTTTCGCAAATCAAACAGCTGCGGCCGAATCTGCCCGTTGTCATGATCACCAAGAGCGAAGAAGAGCACATCATGGAGGAAGCGATCGGTTCTAAAATTGCCGATTACCTGATCAAGCCGCTCAATCCCAACCAGATATTGCTATCGGTCAAAAAAATCCTGGATAACAAACGACTGGTGACCGAACGTACCAACATCGGCTATCAGCAGGATTTCCGGAATATATCGATGCAGTATAATGACCGCATGGATTTTGAGGAATGGGCCGACGTTTATAAGAAGCTGATTTACTGGGAACTTGAGCTTGATCAGTCGCAGGATAGAAGCATGGGCGAGGTGATGAACATGCAGAAAAGTGAAGCGAATTCTACCTTCTGCAAGTTTGTGATCGATAATTATGAAGACTGGCTCAATGATCCAAAGGCCGAAAGTCCTGTCATGTCGCACCAGTTGATGCGGAAAAAAGTATTTCCATTACTGGATCAGGCCAGCAACGGAAACACTGGCCCCTTATTTTTTATCCTGATCGATAACCTGCGCTATGACCAGTGGAAGGTGATTGAGCCGCTGTTGAGCGACTATTTTACGGTCGAAGAAGAGTCGTCGTACTACTCCATTCTGCCAACCACGACCGGATTTGCGCGAAATGCTATTTTTTCGGGAATGATGCCCAGCGAAATGGAGCGTAAACACCCTGATCTGTGGGTTAACGACGATAGCGAAGACGAGGGTTTGAATAACCACGAAGACGAATTTCTGCGTCGGCAGCTTGAGCAAAGTCGCCTGAACGTAAAAATGTCGTACCATAAAATCCTGAATGTCAATCAGGGGAAATCGCTGGTCGATAACTTCAATAACCTGTTGCAGAATCAGTTGAACGTAGTTGTCTACAACTTCGTCGATATGCTGTCGCATGCCCGTACCGACATGGCGATGATTAAGGAACTAGCTCCCGATGAGTCGGCCTATCGGTCAATAACGCGGTCGTGGTTTCTGCATTCGCCCCTGCTGGAATTTATCCAGAAAATTGCGGCCAAAGGCGGGCGGCTTATTATAACGACCGACCACGGCATGATTCGGGTTCAGAAACCCGCCAAAATTGTTGGCTATCGCGAAACGAACACAAACCTGCGCTACAAACAGGGTAAGAACCTTGGCTTTGATGACAACCACCTCTTTGTGGGCCGTAAGCCCGAGCGATTATTTCTGCCCAAGCCGCACGTTTCAACCGCCTATGTTTTCACCCTGGAGGACTATTTCTTTGCGTATCCGAACAACTACAACTATTACGTCAATCATTATCGAAATACCTTCCAGCATGGGGGTGTATCGCTCGAAGAGATGATTATTCCGTTTGCCTATCTGACAGCCAAGCGGTAA
- a CDS encoding capsule assembly Wzi family protein codes for MHGFYGWSVLLVGVLISHTLRAQRSLLSGHADVSMYGANASQTPFWLRTNQWGVVPPNTPAVSLQLGICRSYKQTDSLRKPLVDWGFGVKTVGNLLQNALSANSRQVLLPEAYVKVRLGRFELWGGRRQQIIGLVDTVLSSGSYSVSGNALPIPQIQFVLPDFLPLPFLGNAVAVKGSFTHGWFNAPYIRGVNLHQKAIFLKLGRPSSRLHGIVGLNHEVQWGGYADYLKNSPFAVDGHLTTNFGDYLKSVVLGIIPKDLGNIRYTSFDAANRIGNHLGSIDIGLSLILPASSWFIYHQHPYEDASGLSWRNAPDGLYGLRWLNRQTKSAGNRFWTWHRVLGEVLLTRDQSGPYFSAPGQTYKGADNYYNHSQYVEGWSYFGQTIGTPFLIPRPMLSSTSEPGEFYFPSNRVIAYYAAFEASIKNRISMTGRFSYSQNFGTYSTPFRSVENQFSGMLSASIPLPLLHNSVLSVALAADQGQLLAKSMGLRVGLRRQW; via the coding sequence ATGCATGGTTTTTATGGTTGGTCGGTACTGCTCGTTGGCGTACTAATTTCGCATACGCTTCGGGCGCAACGGTCTTTGCTATCTGGTCATGCTGACGTAAGCATGTATGGGGCCAATGCGTCACAAACACCCTTTTGGCTACGCACGAATCAGTGGGGTGTTGTACCTCCTAACACACCAGCCGTTAGCCTGCAACTGGGTATCTGCCGCAGCTATAAACAGACCGATTCGCTCCGTAAGCCCTTGGTTGATTGGGGATTCGGGGTCAAAACAGTCGGAAATCTGTTACAGAATGCCTTATCAGCCAATTCCCGACAGGTTCTGCTGCCGGAAGCGTACGTAAAAGTCCGGCTTGGCCGATTTGAGCTATGGGGCGGACGTCGTCAACAGATTATTGGCCTGGTTGATACAGTTCTTTCATCCGGTTCGTATTCTGTGTCCGGCAATGCCCTGCCAATTCCGCAGATTCAGTTCGTTCTTCCTGATTTTTTACCGTTGCCTTTTCTGGGCAACGCGGTGGCCGTTAAAGGAAGCTTTACGCATGGTTGGTTCAACGCTCCCTACATACGGGGCGTAAACCTGCATCAGAAAGCAATTTTCCTGAAATTGGGTCGCCCTTCATCCCGGCTCCACGGAATCGTAGGCCTGAATCACGAAGTACAATGGGGAGGTTATGCCGATTATCTTAAAAACTCTCCCTTTGCGGTCGATGGTCATCTAACGACCAATTTCGGGGACTATTTAAAGAGTGTCGTGCTGGGAATTATTCCCAAAGATTTAGGAAACATCCGCTACACAAGTTTCGACGCGGCCAATCGAATTGGTAACCATCTGGGCAGTATTGACATTGGGCTGAGCCTGATCTTACCAGCCTCATCGTGGTTTATTTACCATCAACATCCCTACGAAGATGCCAGTGGTTTAAGCTGGCGCAATGCTCCCGACGGTTTATACGGTTTGCGGTGGCTCAACCGGCAGACAAAATCGGCGGGCAATCGTTTCTGGACATGGCATCGCGTGTTAGGCGAAGTGTTACTCACGAGAGATCAATCAGGACCTTATTTTTCGGCCCCTGGGCAAACCTATAAAGGAGCTGACAACTATTACAACCATTCCCAGTATGTGGAAGGATGGTCTTATTTTGGGCAAACCATTGGAACGCCTTTTCTGATACCGCGCCCGATGCTGTCATCTACATCAGAGCCGGGTGAATTTTACTTTCCCAGTAATCGGGTTATTGCCTATTACGCAGCATTCGAAGCCTCGATAAAAAATCGGATTAGCATGACCGGGCGGTTTTCCTACAGTCAGAATTTTGGCACCTATTCAACTCCTTTTCGGTCGGTTGAAAACCAATTTTCGGGGATGTTGAGCGCCAGTATTCCCTTACCATTGTTGCACAATAGCGTGCTTTCGGTAGCCCTGGCCGCCGATCAGGGCCAGTTATTGGCAAAGAGTATGGGGCTGAGGGTTGGTTTACGTCGGCAATGGTAA
- a CDS encoding esterase-like activity of phytase family protein has protein sequence MNVKLPPLSRAVCGVFISGLLLAGCQDELNQIDGFTYPAFVEASNPKTLSTAPNGTTIYNGGYGSSIAPSLNDPSVFYLLTDRGPNAAGVQANSIIFGKADFTPQIGKFRIVGDQIVLEETILLKNASGQLLTGLPNPVGQGNTGEIAIDLNGKTISPDPDGIDSEGLVLMPDGSFWISDEYGPHLVHVDPAGKTIERVNPFGTGTGGRIIPKVFARRRPNRGMEGLTITPDGKTLVGLMQSPLYNPSSAAVTNSTVLRILTFEIATGATKQYVYLMEDPGLTGCSEIAAITNTTFLTLERDGDYGGNPAKPAKFKRVYKFDLAGATDISDSFNGDGGKLYNGMTVDQLKDKAGLTAAGIVPVSKTLVFDLITDISPVYPHDKAEGIALIGRNRLAISNDDDFGVLDDGKNGFTTKLLPATGQVDKNRIYFVTLKSALR, from the coding sequence ATGAACGTAAAGCTACCCCCTCTTTCCCGCGCTGTCTGCGGAGTATTTATTAGTGGTTTATTATTGGCAGGCTGTCAGGATGAACTTAACCAGATCGATGGCTTCACCTATCCGGCATTTGTAGAAGCCAGTAACCCTAAAACGCTATCGACAGCGCCCAACGGGACAACGATTTACAATGGTGGATATGGTTCGTCGATTGCTCCATCCCTCAACGATCCATCCGTGTTTTACCTGCTCACCGACCGGGGACCTAATGCTGCGGGCGTTCAGGCCAATTCCATTATTTTCGGTAAAGCCGACTTTACACCGCAGATTGGTAAGTTCCGGATCGTGGGCGATCAGATTGTGTTGGAAGAAACGATTTTGCTGAAAAATGCCAGCGGTCAGCTCCTGACGGGATTACCGAATCCGGTTGGACAGGGTAATACGGGCGAAATTGCCATCGACCTGAATGGGAAAACCATTTCACCTGATCCGGATGGTATCGACTCCGAAGGATTGGTCCTGATGCCGGATGGTTCATTCTGGATAAGCGATGAATACGGGCCTCACCTGGTACACGTTGATCCAGCCGGAAAGACCATTGAGCGTGTCAATCCATTTGGGACTGGAACCGGTGGGCGTATTATTCCGAAAGTGTTTGCCCGTCGTCGGCCGAATCGCGGTATGGAAGGGTTGACTATTACGCCTGACGGAAAAACCCTGGTTGGCTTAATGCAGTCACCCCTATACAATCCATCTTCGGCGGCTGTCACAAACTCAACTGTTCTTCGGATACTTACATTTGAAATCGCGACTGGTGCTACCAAACAATACGTTTATTTGATGGAAGATCCTGGCCTGACTGGCTGTAGTGAAATTGCTGCCATAACCAATACAACTTTCCTGACGCTGGAACGTGACGGCGATTACGGCGGTAATCCAGCCAAACCGGCCAAGTTTAAGCGGGTTTATAAATTCGATCTGGCCGGAGCTACCGACATTTCCGACTCGTTCAATGGCGATGGGGGCAAGCTCTATAACGGTATGACAGTTGACCAGCTGAAAGATAAAGCGGGCCTGACTGCGGCTGGCATCGTGCCTGTTTCGAAAACGCTCGTGTTTGATCTGATCACCGACATTTCGCCGGTGTATCCACACGACAAAGCAGAAGGAATAGCGTTGATTGGTCGTAATCGACTGGCGATTTCCAATGATGACGATTTCGGCGTATTGGATGATGGCAAAAATGGCTTCACCACCAAACTGTTGCCCGCTACCGGCCAGGTCGATAAAAACCGGATTTACTTCGTGACATTGAAATCCGCATTACGATAA
- a CDS encoding cell division ATP-binding protein FtsE, producing the protein MFSTEPVLSIDHADIYQGSKLILGDVSFQINKGDFAYLIGRTGSGKTSLLKTLYADLWLQNGKGFVAGYSLDKLKPRDVPFLRRKIGIVFQDFQLFPDRTVEENLRFVLKATGWSNKADMNNRIADVLMQVGLGTAQKKMPHQLSGGEQQRVVVARAMLNEPLILIADEPTGNLDPAVSDQIMKVFQAINNAGTAVLMATHNYELLNKYPARVLRCQDGQVIELGG; encoded by the coding sequence ATGTTTTCTACAGAACCCGTTCTTAGTATAGACCACGCGGACATCTACCAGGGCAGTAAACTGATTTTGGGCGATGTATCGTTTCAGATAAATAAAGGCGATTTTGCTTATCTGATCGGCCGAACGGGCAGCGGGAAAACATCATTACTAAAAACACTATACGCCGATTTATGGCTTCAGAATGGGAAGGGTTTCGTAGCTGGCTATTCGCTCGATAAGCTTAAACCCCGCGATGTTCCTTTTCTGCGCCGTAAAATTGGTATTGTCTTTCAGGACTTTCAGCTGTTTCCTGATCGCACGGTTGAAGAGAATCTACGGTTTGTGTTAAAAGCAACCGGCTGGTCGAACAAAGCCGATATGAATAACCGCATTGCCGATGTATTGATGCAGGTTGGCCTCGGAACCGCCCAGAAAAAAATGCCCCACCAGCTTTCGGGGGGCGAGCAGCAACGGGTTGTTGTTGCCCGTGCCATGCTGAACGAACCCCTCATTCTGATTGCCGATGAACCTACCGGTAACCTCGATCCAGCAGTTTCGGATCAGATTATGAAGGTTTTTCAGGCCATCAACAACGCCGGAACAGCGGTGCTCATGGCTACCCACAATTACGAACTGCTCAATAAGTATCCGGCCCGCGTGCTGCGTTGTCAGGACGGGCAGGTAATCGAACTGGGTGGGTAA